Proteins encoded together in one Impatiens glandulifera chromosome 1, dImpGla2.1, whole genome shotgun sequence window:
- the LOC124913275 gene encoding 8-hydroxygeraniol dehydrogenase-like: protein MMMFAVDDVLIWFRFREDSFDSRDWASREVPSRYAKAFPFCEGPSLFAYLMNNCMLKYFGRYLDIMVSDEHFIVKIPDNLPLDAAVPPLYARITTYSPLRYFGLDNLGTNLGVVGLGGLGHCAVKFAKAFGANVTIISTSISKKNEAIERLGDDSFLISSDPDQMKSHGKIVIDLRMMGN from the exons ATGATGATGTTTGCAGTTGATGATGTTCTGATttggttccgtttcagggaagattcattTGATTCTCGCGACTGGGCTTCTCGTGAAGTGCCTTCCCGTTACGCGAAGGCCTTCCCATTTTGTGAAGGGCCTTCCCTTTTCgcatatttaatgaataattgcATG ctgaagtatttTGGACGATATTTAGACATCATGGTATCAGATGAACATTTCATTGTCAAAATACCTGACAATCTTCCTCTTGATGCGGCTGTTCCTCCTCTCTACGCTAGAATTACAACTTATAGTCCTTTAAGGTACTTTGGTTTAGATAATCTAGGAACCAATTTAGGTGTGGTGGGTCTTGGTGGGTTAGGTCATTGTGCGGTTAAGTTTGCCAAGGCTTTTGGTGCTAATGTGACTATTATTAGTACTTCGATTAGCAAGAAGAATGAGGCGATTGAGAGGCTCGGTGATGATTCGTTCTTGATTAGTAGTGATCCTGATCAGATGAAGAGTCATGGAAAGATTGTCATTGATTTAAGGATGATGGGGAATTAG